In a single window of the Bacillus mycoides genome:
- a CDS encoding SprT family protein, whose amino-acid sequence MDEQEIQRLVEEVSLQCFGMPFLHKAMFNSRLRTTGGRYLLKNHNIELNYRYYEVYGKEELVGIVKHELCHYHLHITGKGYKHRDRDFRELLKKVGAPRFCKRMISEEETRVSMYECMGCSFQYVRRRQINTQRYVCGKCKGQLKLVVKTS is encoded by the coding sequence ATGGATGAGCAAGAAATTCAGCGGTTAGTGGAAGAGGTATCGTTACAATGCTTTGGAATGCCGTTTTTACATAAAGCGATGTTTAATAGTAGGTTACGTACAACTGGTGGGCGCTATCTATTGAAGAATCATAATATAGAATTGAATTATCGATATTACGAAGTATATGGAAAAGAAGAGTTAGTCGGGATTGTTAAACATGAACTTTGTCATTATCACTTACATATCACAGGAAAAGGGTATAAGCATCGAGATAGAGATTTTCGGGAGTTATTAAAGAAAGTAGGTGCACCACGTTTTTGTAAACGAATGATTAGTGAGGAGGAAACGAGAGTTTCTATGTATGAATGTATGGGGTGTTCTTTTCAATATGTAAGAAGACGTCAAATAAATACACAAAGGTATGTATGTGGAAAGTGTAAAGGACAACTAAAACTGGTAGTGAAAACATCTTGA
- the cmpA gene encoding cortex morphogenetic protein CmpA, with protein sequence MPTWLKKQMQRAYFEKNRYQIKLLNECWFYYSKIHQSS encoded by the coding sequence ATGCCCACGTGGCTAAAGAAACAAATGCAACGTGCATATTTCGAGAAAAACCGGTATCAAATCAAGTTACTAAATGAATGCTGGTTTTATTATAGTAAAATACATCAAAGCTCATAA